The Verrucomicrobium spinosum DSM 4136 = JCM 18804 genome includes a region encoding these proteins:
- the urtC gene encoding urea ABC transporter permease subunit UrtC — protein sequence MIFFRTLFKTKGEAISFAVFVALIAIILPLALPIFRLNLVGKYLSYGFVAIGLVLLWGRCGILSLGQGVFFGLGGYCMAMFLKLEASDPVSTSIQTTPGIPDFMDWNQITQLPWFWEPFKSFTFASCAVFLLPGLIAFIIGWAMFRRRVGGVYFAIITQAIALILSLGIDGNQGFTGGRNGITDLKTLLGWDIRTTGAQYTLYFLCVFLLLASALLAKYIINTRFGRVLMAMRDREDRVRFSGYDVAMCRTFVFALAAMLSGLGGALFVLQVGFMSPSLVGIIPSIEMVIFTAVGGRLSVIGAILGCLIVNFGKTAFSEAYPDAWLYLMGGTFIAVVMFFPDGLAGILDKSGTLKAKLATLGTGLMKKLKPAASAEKASANVAEIPKTAEP from the coding sequence ATGATCTTCTTTCGAACGCTCTTTAAAACCAAGGGAGAAGCCATCTCCTTCGCGGTGTTTGTCGCGCTCATCGCGATCATCCTGCCGCTCGCCCTGCCCATCTTCCGGCTCAACCTGGTGGGCAAGTACCTCAGTTACGGCTTCGTCGCCATCGGTCTGGTGCTGCTCTGGGGACGTTGCGGCATCCTCAGCCTCGGCCAGGGGGTCTTCTTCGGCCTCGGCGGCTACTGCATGGCCATGTTCCTGAAACTGGAGGCGTCAGATCCTGTTAGCACCTCGATCCAGACGACGCCGGGCATCCCGGACTTCATGGACTGGAACCAGATCACCCAGCTCCCCTGGTTCTGGGAGCCGTTCAAGAGTTTCACCTTCGCCTCGTGCGCCGTGTTCCTCCTGCCCGGTCTCATCGCCTTCATCATCGGTTGGGCCATGTTCCGCCGTCGCGTGGGTGGCGTGTACTTCGCCATCATCACCCAGGCCATCGCCCTCATCCTGTCACTCGGGATTGACGGAAACCAGGGCTTCACCGGCGGTCGAAACGGCATCACCGACCTGAAGACCCTCCTGGGCTGGGACATCCGCACCACGGGGGCGCAGTACACCCTGTACTTCCTCTGCGTCTTCCTCCTGCTGGCCAGCGCCCTGCTTGCCAAATACATCATCAACACCCGCTTCGGCCGGGTGCTGATGGCCATGCGGGATCGCGAAGACCGGGTCCGCTTCTCCGGCTATGACGTCGCCATGTGCCGCACCTTCGTGTTCGCCCTGGCCGCCATGCTCTCCGGTCTGGGAGGCGCGCTCTTCGTCCTGCAGGTGGGCTTCATGTCCCCCTCGCTGGTCGGCATCATCCCCTCCATTGAGATGGTCATCTTCACCGCTGTGGGAGGAAGGCTCTCCGTCATCGGTGCCATCCTGGGCTGCCTCATCGTGAACTTCGGCAAGACGGCCTTCTCAGAGGCCTATCCAGATGCCTGGCTCTACCTCATGGGAGGCACCTTCATTGCCGTGGTGATGTTCTTCCCCGATGGCCTGGCTGGCATCCTCGACAAATCCGGCACCCTCAAGGCCAAGCTCGCCACCCTGGGCACAGGTTTGATGAAAAAACTCAAGCCCGCCGCTTCCGCTGAAAAAGCCTCCGCCAACGTTGCAGAAATCCCCAAGACCGCTGAACCATGA
- the urtD gene encoding urea ABC transporter ATP-binding protein UrtD, translating to MSDRNFVLEVEDLGVSFDGFKAVDGFNFYLNRNSVHVIIGPNGAGKTTVLDLICGKTRATSGSIRFKDRELRGTREYKIVRLGVGRKFQNPSIYENLTVLENLELSHPTGRGVFGCLFFRRTPEIMGKCLEIAEQIGLADKLDTEGGILSHGQKQWLEIGMLLMQNPEVIMLDEPVAGMSVRERQETSQLIRKISQNRSVIVIEHDMEFVKEIADRVTVMHMGKVISEGSMETVQNDPKVIEVYIGH from the coding sequence ATGAGTGACCGCAATTTCGTCCTGGAAGTCGAAGACCTTGGTGTCTCGTTTGACGGCTTCAAAGCCGTGGATGGCTTCAACTTCTACCTGAACCGCAACTCCGTCCACGTCATCATCGGCCCCAACGGCGCCGGCAAGACCACCGTGCTGGACCTGATCTGCGGGAAGACCCGCGCCACCAGCGGCAGCATCCGGTTCAAGGACCGGGAGCTCCGCGGGACAAGGGAGTACAAGATCGTCCGCCTTGGCGTGGGTCGGAAGTTCCAGAACCCCTCCATCTACGAGAACCTCACCGTGCTGGAGAACCTGGAGCTCTCCCACCCCACCGGTCGCGGTGTTTTCGGCTGCCTGTTCTTTCGGCGAACCCCTGAGATCATGGGCAAGTGCCTCGAGATCGCTGAGCAGATCGGCCTCGCCGACAAGCTGGACACGGAGGGCGGCATCCTCAGCCACGGCCAGAAGCAGTGGCTGGAGATCGGCATGCTCCTCATGCAAAACCCGGAAGTCATCATGCTGGATGAACCCGTCGCCGGCATGAGCGTGCGCGAGCGCCAGGAGACCTCCCAGCTCATTCGCAAAATCAGCCAGAACCGCTCGGTCATCGTCATCGAGCATGACATGGAGTTTGTGAAGGAGATCGCCGACCGCGTCACGGTCATGCACATGGGCAAGGTCATCTCGGAAGGCTCCATGGAGACCGTGCAGAACGACCCCAAGGTCATCGAAGTTTACATCGGCCATTAA
- the urtE gene encoding urea ABC transporter ATP-binding subunit UrtE, protein MFDVKNLQVAYGQSVVIPDLTFNAAESEIVGIVGRNGMGKTTLFRSLIGMIPTVSGKVTVGTSEITHKPSYKRVAEGVAFVPQGRMIFPYLTVYENLISGVKGRVNEEDVNEIYALFPVLRDMKGRKGGNLSGGQQQQLAIGRALMTKPRVLLLDEPTEGIQPSIIKDISRSLKEIRDLKKLTIIVSEQVLSFVLDTCDRIAVIDKGKLIREDKRESVDASKIKAMLSV, encoded by the coding sequence ATGTTTGACGTCAAGAACCTGCAAGTCGCCTACGGCCAGAGCGTCGTCATCCCGGATCTCACCTTCAACGCTGCCGAAAGTGAGATCGTCGGGATCGTCGGCCGCAACGGCATGGGCAAGACCACCCTCTTCCGCAGCCTCATCGGCATGATCCCCACCGTGTCCGGTAAAGTCACCGTGGGCACCTCAGAGATCACGCACAAGCCCTCCTACAAGCGCGTGGCGGAGGGCGTCGCCTTCGTCCCCCAGGGCCGCATGATCTTCCCCTACCTCACGGTGTATGAGAACCTCATCTCCGGCGTAAAGGGCAGAGTCAATGAAGAGGACGTAAACGAGATCTACGCCCTCTTCCCTGTCCTGCGCGACATGAAGGGTCGCAAAGGCGGCAACCTCTCCGGCGGCCAGCAACAGCAGCTCGCCATCGGCCGGGCTCTCATGACCAAGCCACGCGTGCTGCTTCTGGATGAACCCACAGAGGGCATCCAGCCTTCCATCATCAAAGACATCTCACGCAGTCTCAAAGAGATCCGTGACCTCAAAAAGCTCACCATCATCGTCAGCGAGCAGGTCCTCAGCTTCGTGCTCGACACCTGCGACCGCATTGCCGTGATCGACAAGGGCAAGCTCATCCGGGAGGACAAACGTGAGTCCGTCGATGCCTCCAAGATCAAAGCCATGCTTTCCGTCTAG
- the fmdA gene encoding formamidase, translated as MKTLIKVDLNATPESQDYLHNRWHPDLPMVAYVKPGDEFRVECIDWTGGQIVNDDKANDIQDVDLSKVHYLSGPIGVEGAEPGDLLVVDILDVGVLPESAWGFTGIFAKTNGGGFLVDHYPDARKACWDFHGIYTTSRHIPGVEFAGIMHPGLIGCLPSKELLDTWNSREKELYDTEPDRVPALATLPYAPTAHMGKLKGSEAAAAAAEGARTVPPREHGGNCDIKNLTKGSKVYFPVYVKDGGLSMGDIHFSQGDGEITFCGAIEMAGYLDLRVSLIKGGVAKYGVVNPIFEPSPLSPEYKRHLIFEGISVDEKGQQHYLDPHVAYRMACLNAIEYMKKFGYTGEQAYAILGTAPVEGRISGIVDIPNACATLWLPTEIFDFDIRPNADGPSIKVPPGVDLASVV; from the coding sequence ATGAAAACACTGATCAAAGTTGACCTCAACGCCACGCCTGAATCACAAGACTACCTTCACAACCGCTGGCACCCGGATCTCCCGATGGTCGCCTATGTCAAACCCGGTGACGAGTTCCGCGTCGAGTGCATCGACTGGACCGGCGGTCAGATCGTCAATGACGACAAGGCCAATGACATTCAAGACGTTGACCTCTCCAAGGTGCATTACCTGAGCGGCCCGATCGGGGTGGAAGGCGCGGAGCCGGGCGATCTCCTTGTGGTGGATATTCTGGACGTGGGCGTCCTTCCAGAGTCCGCCTGGGGTTTCACCGGCATCTTCGCCAAGACCAACGGCGGTGGTTTCCTCGTTGACCACTACCCGGATGCCCGCAAAGCCTGCTGGGACTTCCACGGCATCTACACCACCTCCCGCCACATCCCAGGTGTGGAATTCGCCGGCATCATGCACCCAGGTCTCATTGGCTGCCTTCCTTCCAAGGAGCTGCTCGACACCTGGAACTCGCGCGAGAAGGAGCTCTACGACACCGAGCCTGATCGCGTGCCCGCTCTCGCCACCCTGCCCTACGCCCCTACCGCCCACATGGGCAAGCTCAAGGGCAGTGAGGCCGCCGCCGCCGCCGCCGAAGGTGCCCGCACCGTGCCGCCGCGCGAACACGGCGGCAACTGTGACATCAAGAACCTCACCAAGGGCTCCAAAGTCTATTTCCCAGTCTATGTGAAGGACGGCGGCCTCTCCATGGGAGACATCCACTTCAGCCAGGGGGATGGGGAAATCACCTTCTGCGGCGCCATTGAAATGGCGGGCTACCTTGACCTCCGCGTCAGCCTCATCAAGGGCGGCGTGGCCAAGTACGGCGTGGTGAACCCCATCTTTGAACCCAGCCCGCTCTCCCCCGAGTACAAGCGCCACCTCATCTTCGAAGGCATCTCCGTGGACGAGAAAGGCCAGCAGCATTACCTCGATCCGCATGTCGCCTACCGCATGGCCTGCCTCAACGCCATCGAGTACATGAAGAAGTTCGGCTACACCGGCGAGCAGGCCTACGCCATCCTCGGCACCGCCCCTGTCGAAGGCCGCATCAGCGGCATCGTGGATATCCCGAACGCCTGCGCCACCCTCTGGCTGCCCACGGAGATCTTCGACTTCGACATCCGACCGAATGCGGACGGCCCCTCCATCAAGGTGCCCCCGGGCGTGGACCTCGCCTCCGTCGTCTAG
- a CDS encoding FmdB family zinc ribbon protein, which translates to MPVYDYTCQECGDFVLFRTVEERNHAASCPCCQGAAQRFISAPNLALMNPAKRRAHSVNERSRHEPRVSNAHQCSSRCGCGTPGGTKIRPDRKKKTRLGVMQTQKSGSRPWMLGH; encoded by the coding sequence ATGCCCGTTTACGACTACACCTGCCAGGAGTGCGGCGACTTCGTCCTCTTCCGCACGGTCGAGGAACGCAATCACGCCGCCAGCTGCCCCTGTTGCCAGGGCGCCGCCCAGCGTTTCATCAGTGCGCCCAACCTCGCCCTGATGAACCCCGCCAAGCGTCGCGCCCATTCCGTCAACGAGCGCAGCCGGCACGAACCCCGGGTCAGCAACGCCCACCAGTGCAGCTCCCGCTGCGGGTGCGGCACCCCAGGCGGAACCAAGATCCGGCCCGACCGGAAGAAAAAAACCCGCCTTGGCGTCATGCAAACTCAAAAAAGTGGGTCACGCCCGTGGATGTTGGGCCATTAG
- a CDS encoding MFS transporter, producing the protein MSSVTSASPSPPSALDRARKKAFYRIIPLLFISYMIAYVDRQNVAVAKLTMTKDLVGFTDAVIGFGAGIFFIGYFLLEIPGSLIVEKWGARRWISRIMVTWGIMAALTAAVHTPVQFYTVRFLLGLAEAGFFPGVIVYLTHWFTDRDRSKALAMFLVATPFAQMVSPKISYLLLKIGTTEVVNGQTITHPLVLGMTGWQWVYVFWGIPAVMMGLIVFFIMKDRPRQASWLTDEEKEALESELERERAVRSRGKRMKVSEALRHPKVLLMAWAYFSIVTCSYSIEFFMPSVLNDWYHMNLNTLTWLIILPPALALVGQLVGGWSSDHFQERRLHACLPIVVGATALACAPMTQGNLPLTVACFMIGFAGFKTYMPAFWSLPSTFLTQAAAAGSIGLINSFGNLGGALGPYIMGKVKTVTGSFVGGLYFISCSMLLSAIIIYFLGLGVRKKEKEEAEEQKVLEGLPEK; encoded by the coding sequence ATGTCCTCCGTCACGTCTGCCTCCCCTTCCCCGCCCTCGGCGCTCGACCGCGCTCGCAAGAAGGCTTTTTACCGGATCATTCCGCTGCTTTTCATCAGCTACATGATCGCCTACGTGGACCGGCAAAACGTGGCCGTGGCCAAGCTCACCATGACCAAGGACCTCGTGGGCTTCACGGATGCGGTCATTGGCTTTGGCGCAGGCATCTTCTTCATCGGGTACTTCCTTCTGGAAATCCCCGGCTCCCTCATCGTGGAGAAGTGGGGGGCTCGGCGCTGGATCAGCCGCATCATGGTTACCTGGGGCATTATGGCCGCACTCACCGCCGCCGTGCACACGCCAGTTCAGTTCTACACCGTCCGGTTCCTGCTGGGCCTTGCGGAAGCAGGCTTCTTCCCGGGGGTGATCGTTTACCTCACCCACTGGTTCACGGATCGGGATCGCTCCAAGGCGCTGGCCATGTTCCTCGTGGCCACCCCATTCGCCCAGATGGTCAGCCCCAAGATCTCGTACCTCCTCCTCAAGATTGGCACCACCGAAGTCGTCAACGGGCAAACCATCACCCATCCCCTTGTTTTGGGAATGACAGGTTGGCAGTGGGTGTACGTCTTTTGGGGCATCCCCGCAGTCATGATGGGCCTGATCGTGTTCTTCATCATGAAGGACCGGCCTCGTCAGGCCTCCTGGCTGACCGATGAAGAGAAAGAAGCTCTGGAGAGCGAGTTGGAGCGCGAACGGGCCGTGAGATCCCGCGGAAAGCGCATGAAGGTAAGCGAGGCCCTCCGCCACCCCAAAGTACTGCTGATGGCATGGGCCTACTTCAGCATCGTCACCTGCAGTTACAGCATCGAGTTCTTCATGCCCAGCGTGCTAAACGACTGGTACCACATGAATCTCAACACGCTCACCTGGCTCATCATCCTGCCCCCTGCGCTCGCGCTCGTCGGCCAGTTGGTGGGCGGCTGGAGTTCTGACCACTTCCAGGAACGCCGTCTTCATGCGTGCCTGCCCATCGTGGTGGGTGCCACCGCCCTCGCCTGCGCTCCCATGACCCAGGGAAACCTGCCACTCACCGTGGCTTGTTTCATGATCGGCTTCGCCGGGTTCAAGACCTACATGCCCGCCTTCTGGTCCCTGCCCAGCACCTTCCTCACGCAAGCCGCGGCGGCCGGCAGCATTGGACTCATCAACTCCTTCGGAAACCTGGGTGGTGCCCTGGGCCCCTATATCATGGGCAAGGTGAAGACCGTCACTGGCTCGTTTGTCGGTGGCCTCTACTTCATCAGCTGCTCCATGCTGCTCTCAGCCATCATCATCTACTTCCTCGGCCTCGGTGTCCGGAAGAAGGAGAAGGAAGAGGCCGAAGAACAAAAAGTGTTGGAGGGCCTTCCGGAGAAATAG
- a CDS encoding glycerophosphodiester phosphodiesterase, with protein MKLSYHAVLIAGACMAFGLHSNAIAQEKKPFHFAHRGGAHEFEENTLFAFKSSYEKGLRGFELDVRMTKDGALVILHDDSLDRTHNGTGPVEQLNADAAAKITSKKQNEPLLFLDTLLDYLKDKPGMYVEFEMKTSNKTLYPDAVIDDYAAKVYRKVTAHVPAGSSYVFTSFDQRPLIALKKIDPKADIMLIKGGPLTPELMESAKAIGSKRIAAKMEGTTRLAVKEAQKQGFIVTGWPGRDLNDYFLGLGLGVDAICTDVPVKVQEYIESKK; from the coding sequence ATGAAGTTATCTTATCACGCTGTCCTCATCGCCGGTGCCTGCATGGCTTTCGGCCTGCATTCCAACGCTATTGCCCAGGAGAAGAAGCCCTTCCATTTCGCCCACCGTGGCGGCGCGCACGAGTTTGAGGAAAACACCCTCTTTGCCTTCAAAAGCAGCTACGAAAAAGGCCTGCGCGGCTTTGAGCTGGACGTCCGCATGACCAAGGACGGCGCACTCGTGATTCTGCACGATGACTCCCTGGACCGCACCCACAACGGCACCGGCCCAGTCGAGCAGTTGAACGCCGACGCCGCTGCCAAGATCACTTCCAAAAAGCAGAACGAACCCCTGCTCTTTCTGGACACGCTCCTCGACTATCTCAAGGACAAGCCGGGCATGTACGTGGAATTTGAGATGAAGACCAGCAACAAGACGCTGTATCCAGATGCGGTCATCGATGACTATGCGGCCAAGGTCTATCGCAAGGTCACCGCTCACGTCCCAGCAGGCTCCAGCTACGTCTTCACCTCCTTCGATCAGCGCCCCCTCATCGCTCTGAAGAAGATCGATCCCAAGGCCGACATCATGTTGATCAAAGGCGGCCCCCTCACCCCTGAACTGATGGAATCCGCCAAAGCCATCGGCTCCAAGCGAATCGCAGCCAAGATGGAAGGCACCACCCGTCTCGCCGTGAAAGAAGCGCAAAAACAAGGTTTCATCGTCACCGGCTGGCCCGGCCGTGACCTCAATGACTATTTCCTCGGCCTCGGCCTGGGCGTCGATGCCATCTGCACAGATGTCCCCGTGAAAGTGCAGGAGTACATCGAGAGCAAGAAGTAG
- a CDS encoding ISAs1-like element ISVsp18 family transposase, producing MKWGMSSASASPDSNLREVFQSIDDWRVQRTQRHDLADILVIATCAMLCGQGHYTHMEAFGNLKRTWLESFLALPNGIPSHDTFRKVFSLLDPKRFMEAFSLWTQGVLRQLSSEGLESGLKGVIAIDGKALRGAVDKGQAPAVIVGAWASELSLCLGQVKVADKSNEIGAMPELLEMLALKGCIVTIDAMGCQREVARKIIQQKGDYILALKSNQESLHQQVSHYLDTGEDLARAEGNFHQEESDGHGRHEVRRCWVSEEVECWLQGAEKWAGLRSVAAVECERTVAGQTTVQRRYFISSLKADAALIAASVRAHWGIENSLHWVLDVTFGEDESRSRSGYSAENLATLRRLTHAMIKRENPNSKKSVNQRRFEAGLSTDYLQTLLGVNLDA from the coding sequence ATGAAGTGGGGCATGTCTTCCGCCTCTGCATCTCCTGACAGCAACCTTCGTGAAGTTTTTCAGAGCATTGATGACTGGAGGGTGCAGCGTACCCAGCGACATGATCTGGCCGACATCCTGGTGATTGCCACCTGCGCCATGCTGTGCGGTCAGGGGCATTACACCCATATGGAAGCCTTCGGCAATCTGAAGCGCACTTGGTTGGAGAGCTTTCTTGCCCTGCCCAACGGCATTCCCAGTCACGACACGTTCCGTAAAGTCTTCAGCCTGCTTGATCCCAAGCGCTTCATGGAAGCCTTCAGTCTCTGGACCCAAGGTGTATTGCGCCAACTCTCCAGCGAGGGGCTTGAGAGCGGTCTCAAAGGGGTGATCGCCATTGATGGAAAGGCACTGCGCGGGGCCGTCGACAAAGGGCAGGCACCTGCGGTCATCGTGGGGGCTTGGGCCAGTGAATTGAGCCTGTGCCTTGGACAGGTCAAGGTTGCTGACAAGAGCAATGAGATTGGCGCGATGCCGGAGTTGTTGGAAATGCTGGCGTTGAAAGGCTGCATCGTGACCATCGACGCCATGGGCTGCCAGAGGGAGGTGGCCAGGAAAATCATCCAGCAAAAGGGGGACTACATCCTGGCCCTCAAAAGCAACCAGGAAAGCCTCCATCAACAGGTCAGCCACTATTTGGACACGGGGGAGGACCTGGCCAGGGCAGAAGGCAACTTTCATCAAGAGGAAAGCGATGGGCACGGCCGGCATGAAGTGCGTCGCTGTTGGGTGAGTGAGGAAGTGGAATGCTGGCTGCAGGGGGCAGAAAAGTGGGCGGGACTGCGCAGCGTGGCTGCGGTGGAATGCGAGCGCACCGTGGCGGGTCAGACCACGGTGCAAAGGCGTTACTTCATCAGCAGTTTGAAAGCCGATGCCGCGCTCATTGCAGCCTCAGTACGCGCTCACTGGGGGATTGAAAACTCGCTGCACTGGGTTCTAGATGTGACCTTTGGCGAAGATGAGAGCCGGTCTAGAAGCGGTTACAGTGCGGAGAATCTGGCCACCCTTCGACGCCTGACTCATGCAATGATCAAGCGAGAGAACCCAAACTCCAAAAAATCGGTCAACCAACGCAGATTCGAAGCCGGACTCAGTACAGACTATCTCCAAACCTTGCTTGGAGTAAATTTAGATGCGTAA
- a CDS encoding transposase, with protein sequence MKVYSRSIYTCRKDIPSLKFAPAEHLTAFGGLVIFMKLFERLDLWSRINRCFAHLPKAGGYTHGVMIRCRLVHLLLGCRHLRERDFYAHDPLVRQCLGLLRIPSVPTLSRLLASTDETSVEDLRQLNLQPVLDRLAQQGMRTLTLDFDGSVLSTSRHAQGTAVSFNKQKKGARS encoded by the coding sequence GTGAAAGTTTACAGCCGCTCCATTTACACCTGCCGCAAGGACATTCCAAGTCTCAAATTTGCTCCGGCCGAGCATCTCACCGCTTTTGGCGGCCTGGTCATTTTCATGAAGCTCTTCGAGCGGCTCGATCTGTGGTCCAGGATCAACCGCTGCTTCGCCCACCTTCCCAAGGCAGGGGGCTACACGCATGGCGTGATGATTCGCTGCCGGCTGGTTCATCTGCTGCTGGGGTGCCGGCATTTGCGTGAGCGCGACTTCTACGCTCACGATCCCCTGGTGCGCCAATGTCTGGGCCTGCTCCGAATCCCCAGTGTGCCCACGCTGAGCCGCTTGCTGGCCAGCACCGATGAAACCAGCGTTGAGGACCTGCGTCAGCTCAACCTTCAGCCGGTCCTTGATCGTCTCGCCCAGCAAGGCATGCGCACATTGACGCTGGATTTCGATGGCAGCGTCCTGTCCACCTCACGCCATGCCCAGGGCACAGCGGTTAGCTTCAACAAGCAGAAGAAGGGGGCTCGCAGCTAA
- a CDS encoding IS1380-like element ISVsp19 family transposase, protein MHQTQAATQCTQAKLEFQALGGRRVEADFSGGYLSSEGGSLLLRQIDQKLGLCEKLAGCFTDRRDQRFVEHDLAGMLRQRIFGLALGYEDLNDHDCLRRDPLLAAACGRADVLGQERHHAQDAGCPLAGKSTLNRMELGAQEHALTKKIHADADRIQDLLLQMAVAAIPRKSGVIVLDFDATDDLLHGHQEGRFYHGYYKGYCYLPLYCFCGDVPLWSQLRTADGDAAGGTLEALQKIVKAIRGRFGRQVVIIVRADSGFCRDELMSWIETQPQLYYVFGLARNVRLQEMLAPTFWRTAAKLDAEAVRLAKAAGAKAPPELEGTAREFEELSYSTLKTWSRERRVIGKAEITQGKTNPRFIVTNISSREPWAQGEEQFATGSGLYERFYCARGNMENRIKEQQLDLFADRTSTAWKSSNQLRLWFSTFAYLLLSQMRAVALHGTPLATATVGTIRLKLLKIAALITVSVRRIYVQLPSACTLKEVYGLAQRRLAGCSP, encoded by the coding sequence ATGCACCAGACTCAAGCAGCGACACAGTGTACACAGGCCAAGTTGGAGTTTCAAGCGCTGGGTGGCAGGCGTGTGGAGGCGGATTTCTCAGGAGGTTACCTCTCCAGTGAAGGGGGCAGCCTCCTGTTGCGCCAGATCGACCAGAAGCTGGGCCTGTGTGAGAAGCTGGCGGGTTGTTTCACTGACCGACGCGACCAGCGCTTCGTCGAACACGATCTGGCGGGCATGCTGCGTCAGCGTATTTTTGGTCTGGCCCTGGGCTACGAAGACCTCAATGACCACGACTGTCTGCGCCGAGATCCCCTCCTGGCTGCCGCTTGCGGGCGGGCCGATGTCTTGGGGCAGGAGCGGCATCATGCGCAGGATGCAGGCTGCCCCCTGGCGGGCAAGAGCACCCTCAACCGCATGGAGCTGGGTGCCCAGGAACACGCGCTCACCAAAAAGATCCACGCTGATGCCGACAGGATCCAAGACCTGCTTTTGCAGATGGCGGTGGCGGCCATCCCACGCAAAAGCGGGGTCATTGTCCTGGACTTTGATGCCACCGACGACCTGCTTCACGGCCACCAGGAAGGCCGCTTCTATCACGGTTACTACAAAGGCTACTGTTACCTGCCCCTTTATTGCTTTTGTGGGGATGTGCCTCTGTGGTCACAGTTGCGCACCGCCGACGGGGATGCGGCAGGCGGCACCCTGGAGGCCCTCCAGAAGATCGTGAAGGCCATCCGCGGCCGGTTTGGCAGGCAGGTGGTCATCATTGTGCGTGCCGACAGCGGGTTCTGCCGCGATGAGCTCATGAGCTGGATCGAGACCCAGCCGCAGCTGTACTATGTTTTTGGACTGGCCCGCAACGTCCGCTTGCAGGAGATGCTCGCCCCCACCTTCTGGCGGACGGCCGCGAAGCTCGATGCCGAGGCGGTGCGCCTTGCAAAAGCTGCCGGAGCCAAGGCTCCGCCCGAACTGGAAGGAACCGCACGGGAGTTTGAGGAGTTGAGCTACAGCACGCTCAAGACCTGGAGCCGGGAACGGCGTGTCATCGGCAAGGCCGAAATAACCCAGGGCAAGACCAACCCCCGTTTCATTGTCACCAACATCAGTTCCAGGGAGCCATGGGCGCAGGGGGAGGAGCAGTTTGCCACGGGCAGCGGGTTGTATGAACGCTTCTATTGCGCCCGGGGCAACATGGAGAACCGCATCAAGGAACAGCAGCTGGACCTGTTTGCCGACCGCACTTCAACTGCCTGGAAGAGCAGCAACCAGTTGCGTCTGTGGTTTTCGACTTTTGCCTATTTGCTGTTGAGCCAGATGCGTGCGGTGGCCTTGCACGGCACGCCTCTGGCTACAGCCACGGTGGGCACGATCCGGCTGAAGTTGCTCAAAATCGCGGCCCTGATCACCGTGAGCGTGAGGCGCATTTATGTGCAGCTGCCAAGTGCCTGCACTCTCAAAGAAGTCTATGGTCTGGCCCAGCGAAGACTGGCTGGATGCAGCCCCTGA